Proteins from one Leptospira fletcheri genomic window:
- a CDS encoding RNA recognition motif domain-containing protein, with protein MSSKLFVGGLSWSTTDQTLRQVFEVHGAVQEANVVIDRETGRSRGFGFVTFSDLDSAQAALAELNGKDVDGRNIVVSVAEDRSKSDRNRGNNKKFNRNRW; from the coding sequence ATGTCATCAAAATTATTTGTCGGCGGCCTCAGTTGGTCGACTACTGATCAAACCCTACGCCAAGTATTTGAAGTTCATGGCGCAGTCCAAGAAGCGAATGTGGTAATTGACCGCGAAACTGGTAGATCTAGAGGATTCGGTTTTGTTACCTTTTCCGATCTGGATTCTGCCCAAGCTGCGCTAGCGGAACTCAATGGAAAAGATGTCGATGGACGTAATATTGTTGTCTCGGTTGCGGAGGATCGATCCAAATCCGATCGCAACAGAGGGAATAATAAAAAATTCAACCGGAATCGCTGGTAG